A region from the Acanthopagrus latus isolate v.2019 chromosome 8, fAcaLat1.1, whole genome shotgun sequence genome encodes:
- the LOC119024141 gene encoding zinc finger protein 536-like — IDSPDHHTVAPAQSPRKDSFITPSSDPIRSQMALLANQIMDARILSSMNGRAELSQFLRVTNQSIVSQVNSTQDDSRKNRKYPCPLCGKRFRFNSILSLHMRTHTGEKPFKCPYCDHRAAQKGNLKIHLRTHKQGILGKGRGRIREENRLLHELEERAILRDRQTRGGHVQTSNMNQLQKPLLSQTVPTQPSFLTSSGAPESQPHASTSPKATAIPDDPIQQQPNSFRCSFCKGKFRKRQELERHIRILHKPYKCTLCEFAASQEEELIGHVETTHITADTGSGQRPAMGAGDKRKPVGEFPCEVCGQTFSQAWFLKGHMRKHKDSFEHCCQICGRRFKEPWFLKNHMKVHLNKLAAKPTSNLPTEHNASMGNLTQEHQSNLYSQYISRIHNRFLAAERADHQDYNQILATAGVDMKVREMLGRMISSGPGPLTDAESSSLLGLNHLHPPMSSTSMEYLHKVISNRETLNSSSSSYSGWQVMTPGLPVEQQMFSPKDQQQCSSYLSERCLPVDDGKVCLGDPDTKAISRPGSPGSVSNHGPTEIVTEMGNSRPQSSSPAAGEKVYRCPLSSDYTAAQTASLGFHLDRYHFPHWQNSRDLSSPLQPTSSSSSSSPNPKLRPRSREDWSPAAGHYLGLESHGENALLINKQPDLADKDAGADASLSAQTRKSQYEPLDLSVRPESVMSHSAVSPAALVQMSAVFSNGLSSSIARRLQSYSNAAAELSVKPAYQCDLLVQGTKEEMNTQNAGSTGLDGEGEFEKSERGREEEHDDAAKWKMPKNNVLKPEELGQAEFETKQDKPGAWGRAVAGSPISSLENLTPGQAEQLQHQGGLLSFLRSQGNLSSTPGGAHTDGLNGGGDADKDVASARKPFQCRYCPYSASQKGNLKTHVLCVHRKPFDNSLYPDRRLRRSHTPQRPSRLPQSITGDSRASGRDQIGMTSLCGT, encoded by the exons ATAGACTCCCCTGACCACCATACTGTAGCACCAGCCCAGTCCCCGAGAAAGGACAGCTTCATTACCCCGTCCAGCGATCCAATTAGGAGCCAGATGGCGCTTCTGGCCAATCAAATCATGGATGCGAGGATCCTCAGCAGTATGAACGGGAGAGCAGAGCTTTCCCAGTTCTTGAGAGTCACCAATCAGAGCATCGTCTCCCAGGTAAATTCCACCCAGGATGACAGCCGCAAGAACAGGAAGTACCCGTGCCCGCTGTGTGGGAAGCGCTTCCGCTTCAACAGCATTCTGTCCCTtcacatgcgcacgcacaccGGCGAGAAGCCCTTCAAGTGCCCGTACTGTGACCACAGGGCGGCGCAGAAGGGCAACCTGAAGATACACCTCCGCACTCACAAGCAGGGCATTCTGGGTAAAGGCCGTGGGCGCATTAGGGAGGAGAACAGGTTGCTTCATGAGCTTGAGGAAAGGGCGATACTGAGGGACAGGCAGACGCGAGGTGGTCATGTTCAAACATCCAATATGAACCAACTTCAGAAGCCCCTTCTGTCACAGACTGTCCCGACTCAGCCCTCATTCTTAACCAGCTCTGGTGCTCCGGAGAGCCAGCCGCACGCCTCCACCTCTCCGAAGGCGACCGCCATCCCCGATGATCCCATCCAGCAACAACCCAACAGCTTCCGCTGCTCATTCTGTAAAGGAAAGTTCAGAAAGAGGCAGGAGCTCGAGCGCCACATCAGGATCCTTCATAAACCCTACAAATGCACCTTGTGCGAGTTTGCCGCCTCACAAGAGGAGGAGCTGATCGGCCACGTCGAGACGACACATATAACTGCTGACACAGGCTCAGGACAGAGGCCCGCGATGGGGGCTGGTGACAAGAGGAAGCCCGTCGGTGAATTCCCCTGCGAGGTGTGTGGCCAGACCTTCAGCCAGGCGTGGTTCCTGAAAGGTCACATGAGGAAACACAAGGACTCGTTTGAGCACTGCTGTCAGATCTGTGGCCGTCGATTCAAAGAACCCTGGTTTCTCAAGAACCACATGAAGGTCCACCTCAATAAGCTGGCAGCTAAGCCTACCAGTAATCTCCCCACTGAGCACAACGCCTCCATGGGTAACCTGACGCAAGAGCATCAGAGCAACCTCTACTCGCAGTACATCTCCCGCATTCACAACCGCTTCCTCGCGGCCGAGAGAGCCGACCATCAAGATTATAACCAGATACTGGCCACCGCGGGCGTTGACATGAAGGTTAGGGAGATGTTAGGGAGGATGATTTCCTCAGGTCCAGGCCCGCTGACAGATGCAGAAAGCTCTTCTTTGCTGGGTTTGAATCATCTTCACCCTCCTATGAGCTCCACTAGCATGGAATACCTGCACAAAGTCATCTCCAACAGAGAAAcgctcaacagcagcagcagcagctactcTGGCTGGCAAGTCATGACTCCAGGGCTGCCTGTCGAGCAGCAAATGTTCAGTCCTAAAGACCAGCAGCAGTGCTCCTCCTATCTATCTGAGAGATGTCTCCCTGTGGACGATGGGAAAGTGTGTCTGGGTGATCCAGACACCAAGGCCATCAGCAGGCCCGGCAGCCCAGGCAGCGTGAGTAATCATGGGCCAACGGAGATCGTCACAGAGATGGGGAACTCCCGACCACAATcatcctctccagctgcag GTGAGAAAGTCTACAGGTGTCCACTCTCCAGCGACTACACCGCAGCGCAGACGGCCTCCCTCGGCTTCCATCTGGATCGCTACCACTTCCCCCACTGGCAAAACAGCAGGGATCTTTCTTCTCCACTGCagcccaccagcagcagcagcagctccagccccAACCCCAAGCTCAGACCTCGATCCAGGGAAGACTGGAGCCCAGCTGCAGGTCACTACCTCGGCCTGGAGAGCCACGGCGAAAACGCCCTGCTCATCAACAAGCAGCCCGACCTCGCTGACAAAGACGCAGGTGCGGACGCCTCCTTATCTGCTCAAACCAGGAAGTCCCAGTATGAGCCTTTAGATTTGTCTGTCAGGCCGGAGTCTGTCATGTCTCATTCAGCCGTGTCTCCTGCTGCACTGGTGCAGATGTCTGCCGTTTTTAGTAATggactctcctcctccattgCCCGCCGGCTACAAAGTTACTCTAATGCTGCAGCTGAACTCAGTGTGAAACCCGCATATCAGTGTGACCTTTTGGTGCAGGGAACAAAAGAAGAGATGAACACACAGAATGCGGGCTCCACGGGGCTCGACGGCGAAGGTGAATTTGAGAAATctgagcgagggagggaggaggaacacGACGACGCTGCCAAGTGGAAGATGCCGAAAAATAACGTCCTCAAGCCGGAGGAGCTGGGACAGGCTGAGTTTGAGACGAAGCAAGACAAGCCGGGAGCTTGGGGTCGAGCTGTGGCTGGATCTCCCATCTCCTCTCTGGAGAACTTGACTCCGGGACAGGCCGAGCAGCTCCAGCACCAGGGCGGCCTGCTCTCCTTCCTCAGATCCCAGGGGAACCTGAGCAGCACACCTGGCGGCGCACACACAGACGGTCTGAACGGCGGCGGGGACGCGGACAAAGATGTTGCATCGG